The Sylvia atricapilla isolate bSylAtr1 chromosome 3, bSylAtr1.pri, whole genome shotgun sequence genome has a window encoding:
- the EMILIN1 gene encoding EMILIN-1, translated as MAPWLWPCLLAAQALAANFPPRYSLYTGGAAPLAPGPAAAHSGARAASRHRNWCAYVVTRSVSCVVEDGVESFIKPDYQPCPWGQLQCPRVLAYRSFLRPRYKVSQRTVSELAWRCCQGYSGPDCSEGPSAASPQPTGRPPARPGRPTLSGFGNPLSGLGGEGGADAEKVRRLEEQVRRLSEQLEELRAGQEPPRAAVEGQPGPEQPADAAAPAEVREALSHLQRRLEELESRLRRTEGGRDGPEGPGTAALYELEQRLQELCAACTTGTEGLRRQAAEDRERMRALEKLVGSVDQRNRDAVESVQRHISSLSSRLAPAPAAPPPPDLLRRLAELERRLEGLPVPAAGPGQGPVLARRLAELEGRLNASRAGPWPSEAEGRPAGLPGRLANLSRAVEGLAASGAQRGARLEQLEELLARCGHPCPGRAGPHLRPPGDTEGVWEDGLTGTLGGLPGERGEALAEELERLRNRTGRLEAALGDLSGDPCSRPCASPLPREPEQLPPGAAGPEEADAPLEGFGVFGGASPSELRELRGELAAALAALSGLNATVEGLQEALEEQDARQRQLSALTDRVVAELDQAAAASAARQAESEERLEALARELARPGGCPAGLEPRVAKLEGVCEQLEAVAGGLRGVREGLGRHVAGLWAAVRDLNATARGHAALLDKALELPPRLGALNGSLGQLRGELQRLARLERHGPPGPPGPAGPMGETGPPGPAGPPGKDGEQGPVGPPGLPGERGEVGEPGSVPRVAFSAALSTQRTEPGTVLFDQVLLNDGGAYDPETGTFTVPVAGRYLVSAVLTGHRGEALEAVLSRSGHGIARLDSAGFQPEGLEKGPVAAQGPSPGALGVFSLLLPLAAGETLCVDLVSGRLAHAPDEPLTVFSAALLYDSEEP; from the exons ATGGCACCGTGGCTCTGGCCGTGCCTCCTGGCCGCGCAGGCCCTGGCCGCCAACTTTCCCCCCCGGTACAGCCTCTACAccggcggggccgccccgctcgcccccggcccggccgcggcccaCAGCGGTGCCCGGGCCGCCAGCCGGCACAG GAATTGGTGCGCCTACGTGGTGACCCGCAGCGTGAGCTGTGTGGTGGAGGACGGCGTCGAGAGCTTCATCAAGCCGGATTaccagccctgcccctggggGCAGCTCCAGTGCCCCCGTGTCCTGGC CTACCGCAGCTTCCTACGGCCCCGCTACAAGGTGTCCCAGAGAACCGTGTCGGAGCTGGCCTGGCGCTGCTGCCAGGGCTATTCGGGTCCAGACTGCAGCGAGGGACCTTCTGCGGCGTCCCCCCAGCCCACCGGccgccccccggcccggcccggccgccccaCGCTCTCCGGCTTCGGCAACCCCCTCAGCGGCCTGGGGGGTGAAG GCGGCGCAGACGCGGAGAAGGTGCGGCGGCTGGAGGAGCAGGTGCGGCGGCTGAGcgagcagctggaggagctgcggGCCGGGCAGGAGCCGCCGCGGGCGGCTGTGGAGGGGCAGCCCGGGCCCGAGCAGCCGGCCGacgccgccgcccccgccgaGGTGCGGGAGGCGCTGAGCCACCTGCAGCGGcgcctggaggagctggagagccGCCTGCGCCGCACCGAGGGCGGCCGGGACGGCCCCGAGGGCCCGGGGACCGCGGCGCTCTACGAGCTGGAGCAgcggctgcaggagctgtgcgCTGCCTGCACCACCGGCACCGAGGGGCTGCGGCGGCAGGCGGCGGAGGACCGGGAGCGTATGCGGGCGCTGGAGAAGCTGGTGGGCTCGGTGGACCAGCGCAACAGGGACGCGGTGGAGTCGGTGCAGCGGCACAtcagcagcctgagcagccGCCTggcccccgcccccgccgctcccccgccCCCGGACCTGCTCCGTCGCCTGGCCGAGCTGGAGCGGCGGCTGGAGGGGCTGCCggtgccggcggcggggccgggccagGGACCGGTGCTGGCGCGGCGGCTGGCCGAGCTGGAGGGGCGGCTGAACGCTTCTCGCGCCGGCCCGTGGCCCTCCGAGGCCGAGGGGCGGCCGGCTGGGCTGCCGGGGCGCCTGGCCAACCTCAGCCGGGCGGTGGAGGGGCTGGCGGCCAGCGGGGCGCAGCGCGGCGCCcgcctggagcagctggaggagctgctggcccgCTGCGGCCACCCgtgcccgggccgggccgggccgcaCCTCCGGCCGCCGGGGGACACCGAAGGGGTCTGGGAGGACGGGCTGACCGGGACCCTCGGGGGGCTGCCGGGGGAGCGGGGAGAGGCGCTGGCCGAGGAGCTGGAGCGGCTCCGCAACAGGACAGGGCGGCTGGAGGCGGCTCTGGGGGACCTGAGCGGTGACCCCTGCTCCCGGCCCTGCGCCTCGCCGCTCCCCCGGGAGCCGGAGCAGCtcccgcccggcgccgcgggGCCGGAGGAGGCGGACGCGCCGCTGGAGGGTTTCGGCGTCTTCGGGGGCGCGTCCCCCTCGGAGCTGCGGGAGCTGCGCGGGGAGCTGGCGGCGGCGCTGGCCGCCCTGAGCGGCCTCAACGCCACggtggaggggctgcaggaggcgCTGGAGGAGCAGGACGCCCGGCAGCGGCAGCTGAGCGCCCTCACCGACCGCGTGGTGGCCGAGCTGGACCAGGCGGCGGCGGCGTCGGCGGCGCGACAGGCCGAGAGCGAGGAGCGGCTGGAGGCGCTGGCCCGGGAGCTGGCGCGGCCCGGGGGCTGCCCCGCGGGGCTGGAGCCACGCGTGGCCAAGCTGGAGGGGGTCTGCGAGCAGCTGGAGGCGGTGGCCGGGGGCCTGCGCGGAGTCCGCGAGGGGCTGGGCCGGCACGTCgcggggctgtgggcagccGTGCGGGACCTGAACGCCACGGCCCGAGGCCACGCCGCGCTGCTGGACAAGGCGCTGGAGCTGCCGCCGCGGCTCGGAGCCCTGAACGgcagcctggggcagctgcGAGGGGAGCTGCAGCGCCTGGCCCGCCTGGAGAGACACG GCCCCCCTGGcccccctggccctgctggccccaTGGGCGAGACAGGCCCTCCTGGCCCCGCTGGGCCCCCTGGCAAGGACGGAGAACAGGGTCCCGTGGGCCCCCCCG GGCTGCCTGGAGAGAGAG GCGAGGTCGGGGAGCCGGGCTCGGTGCCCCGCGTCGCTTTCTCGGCTGCCCTGAGCACCCAGCGCACGGAGCCGGGCACCGTCCTCTTCGACCAGGTGCTGCTCAACGACGGCGGCGCCTACGACCCCGAGACAG GCACGTTCACGGTGCCGGTGGCCGGGCGGTACCTGGTGAGCGCCGTGCTGACGGGGCACCGCGGCGAGGCGCTGGAGGCCGTCCTGTCCCGCTCCGGCCACGGCATCGCCCGCCTGGACTCGGCCGGCTTCCAGCCCgaggggctggagaaggggccCGTGGCCGCGCAGGGGCCCAGCCCCGGTGCCCTCGGCGTcttcagcctcctgctgccgCTGGCGGCCGGCGAGACGCTGTGTGTGGACCTGGTGTCGGGCCGCCTGGCGCACGCCCCCGACGAGCCCCTGACGGTGTTCAGCGCCGCGCTGCTCTACGACTCCGAGGAGCCCTAG
- the OST4 gene encoding dolichyl-diphosphooligosaccharide--protein glycosyltransferase subunit 4 encodes MITDVQLAIFANMLGVSLFLLVVLYHYVAVNNPKKQE; translated from the coding sequence ATGATCACGGACGTGCAGCTCGCCATCTTCGCCAACATGCTGGGCGTCTCGCTCTTCCTCCTCGTCGTGCTCTACCACTACGTGGCCGTCAACAACCCCAAGAAGCAGGAGTGA
- the AGBL5 gene encoding cytosolic carboxypeptidase-like protein 5 isoform X2 codes for MAARVAVAGRPVPAVPGRCRSRPCRAMEIRCGGLLFSSRFDSGNLAHVEQVRPTEAGGGPAARANALPAADYEFNVWTQPDCAHTEYENSNRSWFYFSVRGGAPGKLIKLHILNMNKQSRLYAQGMTPFVRTLPMRPRWERIRQRPSFQVVETQFVLSFVHRFLEHRGATTYFAFCYPFSYTECQDMLAQLDGRFQDCRHMSPSSPLDSVYYHRELLCHSLDKLRVDLLTITSCHGMQEKREPRLDKLFPDTSTPRPRCFTGKRVFFLSSRVHPGETPSSFVFNGFLDFILREEDPRAQMLRRMFVFKLIPMLNPDGVVRGHYRTDSRGVNLNRQYLHPDAELHPAVYGAKAVLLYHHVHSRVLPGAPDWRTFVSPLSSISLSFRSPNCPVAAVEGPLSELDKTNNLRNSPGAWRAGASQLSAGTEPASWILPASHSTEHCEEGPWAPPPAPVPEGEPPEPIAPRDSGLAYYVDLHGHASKRGCFMYGNSFSDENDQVENMLFPKLISLNSPHFDFTGCNFSEKNMYARDKRDGQSKEGSGRVAIYKALGIIHSYTLECNYNTGRSVNSIPGACHDNGRASPPPPPAFPSRYTVELFEQVGRAVAVAALDMADCNPWPRIVLSEHSCLGNLRAWMLRHVRGLRGAGGAPRRRGGARTPPRSSTGLPTSASDNALTRARSFSNGTSGSGGSQQESPRIRASPSFTFGSPRPPAAAVAPQSPPSGSSPALGTGTLPAGTQAALSTHHGPQESRRVVGGLQASLQVLPMKLNARRAPERPGALLRGPRAPRESAEHRGTLPVLGQRPGAPSTAPLYRGAVGQAGAPRACSAPCRQHLAEGSAVPLSLPAPLAPTAAPRHRSALARLLPAPPLLLR; via the exons ATGGCCGCGCGCGTTGCTGTTGCCGGGCGGCCCGTACCGGCCGTACCGGGGCGATGCCGGTCCCGGCCCTGCCGGGCCATGGAGATCCGCTGCGGGGGTCTCCTCTTCAGCTCCCGCTTCGACTCGGGGAACCTGGCGCACGTAGAACAGGTGCGGCCGACCGAGGCggggggcggccccgccgcccgcgccaACGCTCTCCCCGCCGCCGACTACGAGTTCAATGTGTGGACGCAGCCCGACTGCGCCCACACTGAGTATGAGAACAGCAACAG gTCCTGGTTCTACTTCAGCGTGCGGGGGGGTGCCCCGGGGAAGCTGATCAAGCTGCACATCCTGAACATGAACAAGCAGAGCCGGCTGTACGCTCAGGGCATGACCCCCTTCGTGCGCACCCTGCCCATGCGCCCGCGCTGGGAGCGCATCCGGCAGCGGCCCAGCTTCCAG GTGGTGGAGACTCAGTTTGTGCTGTCCTTCGTGCATCGCTTCCTGGAGCACCGCGGGGCCACCACCTACTTCGCCTTCTGTTACCCCTTCTCCTACACCGAGTGCCAGGAcatgctggcacagctggatggccgcttccaggactgcaggcaCATGTCCCCCAGCAG cccccttGACTCGGTTTACTACCAccgggagctgctgtgccactcCCTGGACAAGCTGCGTGTGGACCTGCTGACCATCACCTCGTGCCATGGCatgcaggagaagagggagcCCCGGCTGGACAAGCTTTTCCCAGACACCAGCACACCCCGGCCTCGCTGCTTCACTGGAAAGAGG GTgtttttcctcagcagcagagtCCACCCAGGAGAAACCCCCTCCAGCTTCGTCTTCAACGGCTTCCTGGACTTCATCCTGCGGGAGGAGGATCCCCGTGCCCAGATGCTGAGGAGGATGTTTGTCTTCAAGCTCATCCCCATGCTGAACCCCGACGGGGTGGTGCGGGGCCACTACCG aaCCGACTCTCGGGGGGTGAACCTGAACCGGCAGTACCTGCACCCCGACGCCGAGCTGCACCCCGCCGTCTACGGGGCCAAGGCCGTGCTGCTCTACCACCACGTCCACAGCCGCGTCCTGCCGGGCGCCCCGGACTGGAGGACGTTTGTCTCCCCGCTCAGCAGCATCTCGCTGAGCTTCAGATCTCCCAACTGCCCCGTCGCGGCCGTGGAGGGCCCGTTATCAGAGCTGGACAAAACCAACAACCTCCGCAACTCCCCCGGCGCCTGGCGTGCCGGCGCCTCCCAGCTGTCAGCCGGCACGGAGCCGGCCTCCTGGATCCTCCCAGCCAGCCACAGCACCGAGCACTGTGAGGAGGGGCCCTGGGCGCCTCCCCCAGCCCCCGTCCCCGAAGGGGAGCCCCCCGAGCCCATTGCACCCCGGGACAGTGGCCTGGCTTACTACGTGGACCTGCACGGCCACGCGTCCAAGCGCGGCTGCTTCATGTACGGCAACAGCTTCAGCGACGAGAACGACCAG GTGGAGAACATGCTGTTCCCCAAACTCATCTCCCTGAACTCCCCTCACTTTGACTTCACGGGCTGCAACTTCTCGGAGAAGAACATGTACGCCCGGGACAAGCGGGACGGGCAGTCCAAGGAGGGCAGCGGGCGCGTGGCCATCTACAAGGCCCTGGGCATCATCCACAG ctaCACCCTGGAGTGCAACTACAACACGGGGCGCTCTGTGAACAGCATCCCGGGGGCGTGCCACGACAACGGCCGTGCcagcccgccgccgccgcccgccttCCCCTCCCGCTACACCGTGGAGCTCTTCGAGCAG GTTGGCCGGGCGGTGGCGGTGGCGGCCCTGGACATGGCTGACTGCAACCCCTGGCCTCGGATCGTGCTGTCGGAGCACTCCTGCCTGGGCAACCTGCGCGCCTGGATGCTGAGGCACGTCCGGGGGCTGCGCGGCGCCGGCGGGGCCCCGCGGAGGAGAGGAGGTGCCAGGACCCCCCCCAGGAGCTCCAC TGGGCTGCCCACCTCGGCCTCTGACAACGCACTGACACGTGCCAGGAGCTTCAGCAACGGCACCAGCGGGAGCGGGGGCAGCCAGCAGGAGTCCCCCCGGATCCGAGCCTCCCCCAGCTTCACCTTCGGCAGCCCCAGGCCCCCGGCTGCGGCCGTggccccccagagccccccgaGTGGCAGCAGCCCGGCCCTGGGCACAG GGACTCTGCCCGCGGGCACCCAGGCAGCGCTGAGCACCCACCACGGACCACAGGAGAGCCGGCGAGTCGTGGGAGGGCTCCAGGCGTCTCTGCAG GTGCTCCCAATGAAGCTGAATGCCCGGAGAGCCCCGGAAAGGCCTGG ggctctgctcagagGCCCCCGTGCCCCCCGTGAGAGCGCTGAGCACCGAGGGACCCTTCCCGTGCTGGGGCAGAGGCCGGGAGCGCCATCCACAGCGCCGCTGTACCGGGGAGCCGTGGGGCAGGCGGGGGCGCCCCGGGCCTGCTCCGCCCCGTGCCGGCAGCACCTGGCCGAGGGCTCCGCggtgcccctgtccctgcccgcGCCGCTGGCCCCCACCGCAGCCCCGCGGCACCGATCGGCCCTTGCCCggctcctgccagcacctcctctcctcctgcgCTGA
- the AGBL5 gene encoding cytosolic carboxypeptidase-like protein 5 isoform X1: MAARVAVAGRPVPAVPGRCRSRPCRAMEIRCGGLLFSSRFDSGNLAHVEQVRPTEAGGGPAARANALPAADYEFNVWTQPDCAHTEYENSNRSWFYFSVRGGAPGKLIKLHILNMNKQSRLYAQGMTPFVRTLPMRPRWERIRQRPSFQVVETQFVLSFVHRFLEHRGATTYFAFCYPFSYTECQDMLAQLDGRFQDCRHMSPSSPLDSVYYHRELLCHSLDKLRVDLLTITSCHGMQEKREPRLDKLFPDTSTPRPRCFTGKRVFFLSSRVHPGETPSSFVFNGFLDFILREEDPRAQMLRRMFVFKLIPMLNPDGVVRGHYRTDSRGVNLNRQYLHPDAELHPAVYGAKAVLLYHHVHSRVLPGAPDWRTFVSPLSSISLSFRSPNCPVAAVEGPLSELDKTNNLRNSPGAWRAGASQLSAGTEPASWILPASHSTEHCEEGPWAPPPAPVPEGEPPEPIAPRDSGLAYYVDLHGHASKRGCFMYGNSFSDENDQVENMLFPKLISLNSPHFDFTGCNFSEKNMYARDKRDGQSKEGSGRVAIYKALGIIHSYTLECNYNTGRSVNSIPGACHDNGRASPPPPPAFPSRYTVELFEQVGRAVAVAALDMADCNPWPRIVLSEHSCLGNLRAWMLRHVRGLRGAGGAPRRRGGARTPPRSSTGLPTSASDNALTRARSFSNGTSGSGGSQQESPRIRASPSFTFGSPRPPAAAVAPQSPPSGSSPALGTGKPGWGPLARLLRGLSSCCAGPQP; the protein is encoded by the exons ATGGCCGCGCGCGTTGCTGTTGCCGGGCGGCCCGTACCGGCCGTACCGGGGCGATGCCGGTCCCGGCCCTGCCGGGCCATGGAGATCCGCTGCGGGGGTCTCCTCTTCAGCTCCCGCTTCGACTCGGGGAACCTGGCGCACGTAGAACAGGTGCGGCCGACCGAGGCggggggcggccccgccgcccgcgccaACGCTCTCCCCGCCGCCGACTACGAGTTCAATGTGTGGACGCAGCCCGACTGCGCCCACACTGAGTATGAGAACAGCAACAG gTCCTGGTTCTACTTCAGCGTGCGGGGGGGTGCCCCGGGGAAGCTGATCAAGCTGCACATCCTGAACATGAACAAGCAGAGCCGGCTGTACGCTCAGGGCATGACCCCCTTCGTGCGCACCCTGCCCATGCGCCCGCGCTGGGAGCGCATCCGGCAGCGGCCCAGCTTCCAG GTGGTGGAGACTCAGTTTGTGCTGTCCTTCGTGCATCGCTTCCTGGAGCACCGCGGGGCCACCACCTACTTCGCCTTCTGTTACCCCTTCTCCTACACCGAGTGCCAGGAcatgctggcacagctggatggccgcttccaggactgcaggcaCATGTCCCCCAGCAG cccccttGACTCGGTTTACTACCAccgggagctgctgtgccactcCCTGGACAAGCTGCGTGTGGACCTGCTGACCATCACCTCGTGCCATGGCatgcaggagaagagggagcCCCGGCTGGACAAGCTTTTCCCAGACACCAGCACACCCCGGCCTCGCTGCTTCACTGGAAAGAGG GTgtttttcctcagcagcagagtCCACCCAGGAGAAACCCCCTCCAGCTTCGTCTTCAACGGCTTCCTGGACTTCATCCTGCGGGAGGAGGATCCCCGTGCCCAGATGCTGAGGAGGATGTTTGTCTTCAAGCTCATCCCCATGCTGAACCCCGACGGGGTGGTGCGGGGCCACTACCG aaCCGACTCTCGGGGGGTGAACCTGAACCGGCAGTACCTGCACCCCGACGCCGAGCTGCACCCCGCCGTCTACGGGGCCAAGGCCGTGCTGCTCTACCACCACGTCCACAGCCGCGTCCTGCCGGGCGCCCCGGACTGGAGGACGTTTGTCTCCCCGCTCAGCAGCATCTCGCTGAGCTTCAGATCTCCCAACTGCCCCGTCGCGGCCGTGGAGGGCCCGTTATCAGAGCTGGACAAAACCAACAACCTCCGCAACTCCCCCGGCGCCTGGCGTGCCGGCGCCTCCCAGCTGTCAGCCGGCACGGAGCCGGCCTCCTGGATCCTCCCAGCCAGCCACAGCACCGAGCACTGTGAGGAGGGGCCCTGGGCGCCTCCCCCAGCCCCCGTCCCCGAAGGGGAGCCCCCCGAGCCCATTGCACCCCGGGACAGTGGCCTGGCTTACTACGTGGACCTGCACGGCCACGCGTCCAAGCGCGGCTGCTTCATGTACGGCAACAGCTTCAGCGACGAGAACGACCAG GTGGAGAACATGCTGTTCCCCAAACTCATCTCCCTGAACTCCCCTCACTTTGACTTCACGGGCTGCAACTTCTCGGAGAAGAACATGTACGCCCGGGACAAGCGGGACGGGCAGTCCAAGGAGGGCAGCGGGCGCGTGGCCATCTACAAGGCCCTGGGCATCATCCACAG ctaCACCCTGGAGTGCAACTACAACACGGGGCGCTCTGTGAACAGCATCCCGGGGGCGTGCCACGACAACGGCCGTGCcagcccgccgccgccgcccgccttCCCCTCCCGCTACACCGTGGAGCTCTTCGAGCAG GTTGGCCGGGCGGTGGCGGTGGCGGCCCTGGACATGGCTGACTGCAACCCCTGGCCTCGGATCGTGCTGTCGGAGCACTCCTGCCTGGGCAACCTGCGCGCCTGGATGCTGAGGCACGTCCGGGGGCTGCGCGGCGCCGGCGGGGCCCCGCGGAGGAGAGGAGGTGCCAGGACCCCCCCCAGGAGCTCCAC TGGGCTGCCCACCTCGGCCTCTGACAACGCACTGACACGTGCCAGGAGCTTCAGCAACGGCACCAGCGGGAGCGGGGGCAGCCAGCAGGAGTCCCCCCGGATCCGAGCCTCCCCCAGCTTCACCTTCGGCAGCCCCAGGCCCCCGGCTGCGGCCGTggccccccagagccccccgaGTGGCAGCAGCCCGGCCCTGGGCACAGGTAAGCCGGGCTGGGGCCCCCTTGCCCGCCTGCTGCGGGGCctgtccagctgctgtgcaggaccACAGCCGTGA